A stretch of Henckelia pumila isolate YLH828 chromosome 4, ASM3356847v2, whole genome shotgun sequence DNA encodes these proteins:
- the LOC140864175 gene encoding uncharacterized protein, with amino-acid sequence MNQVNQGEGSVIPFIHQVKKRRGRPRKDTGLKHARAAYAPPGFEVKQEYPPQRAYKTNSDIMVGQAVTGVVQATFDAGYLLTVRIGNSNTNFRGVVFKPGNYAPITAETDLAPHLQMIKRNDVRLPHEHRSWSRSQKLSVQTTGPVPSKLKYPSPATAPSVPTVGARGTVVPVVLQPVNRSNGYSGTNPIPSDTSRAPHVIAFGNKDDHMVGTSAMLPPNQSIPASQIFVSTEPNSSHRVSKESEQNDRVSSLNEGIPVAGHGEKGEPMKSTDVNTPDSSQSTYSQVESDSEAWKSSPENSGIVSNQEAGNSNEPFLTESMQTTFVAKPLFTYGTGKMTELLKAVQENMKDNSMQIAEQLSFAPQVEYHATMSAETDPKNEASIP; translated from the exons ATGAATCAAGTTAATCAAGGTGAGGGCTCTGTTATCCCATTTATCCATCAAGTAAAGAAGCGACGGGGTCGTCCACGTAAAGATACAGGCCTTAAGCATGCTCGAGCTGCTTATGCACCTCCTGGTTTTGAGGTCAAGCAAGAATATCCTCCTCAGAGAGCTTATAAAACAAATAGTGATATTATGGTTGGCCAGGCTGTGACTGGTGTTGTTCAGGCCACATTTGATGCTGGTTATTTGCTTACTGTCAGAATAGGCAACTCGAACACAAATTTTAGAGGTGTGGTTTTTAAGCCAGGGAATTACGCTCCTATCACTGCTGAAACTGATTTAGCTCCACATCTCCAAATGATCAAAAGAAATGATGTCCGTCTCCCACATGAGCACCGAAGTTGGTCACGAAGCCAGAAACTTTCCGTCCAAACAACTGGTCCCGTGCCTTCAAAATTAAAGTATCCCTCACCAGCAACAGCTCCTTCTGTTCCCACTGTGGGCGCGAGAGGCACTGTTGTTCCTGTTGTCCTTCAACCTGTTAACCGTTCAAATGGATATTCGGGTACCAATCCAATTCCGTCAGATACATCCCGAGCTCCTCATGTGATTGCTTTTGGAAACAAAGATGATCATATGGTCGGAACGTCAGCTATGTTACCTCCAAATCAATCTATTCCAGCTAGCCAGATTTTTGTGAGCACAGAACCCAATTCAAGCCACCGAGTTTCCAAAGAAAGTGAGCAGAATGACAGGGTTTCTTCACTTAATGAAGGCATCCCCGTGGCTGGGCATGGTGAGAAAGGCGAGCCAATGAAATCAACAGATGTTAATACACCTGACTCGTCACAATCAACATATAGTCAAGTCGAGAGTGACTCAGAAGCTTGGAAATCTTCACCAGAAAATTCAGGCATCGTGTCTAACCAGGAGGCTGGAAATTCCAATGAGCCCTTCTTAACTGAGTCCATGCAAACTACTTTTGTTGCAAAACCTCTGTTCACCTACGGAACTGGAAAAATGACCGAGCTTTTAAAG GCTGTGCAGGAAAATATGAAAGATAACTCGATGCAAATTGCTGAACAGCTGAGCTTTGCGCCCCAAGTTGAATATCATGCAACTATGAGTGCAGAAACTGATCCTAAAAATGAAGCAAGCATCCCGTGA
- the LOC140863349 gene encoding DEAD-box ATP-dependent RNA helicase 32, whose protein sequence is MRKPKTNKFKVQNRLSEVNEIELLNSWIDSGKPDSGTNPLSQPRPPEKGRIGRLPDGSFSPYSGAEKFTQLPISKKTRDGLTQSKYSKMTDIQRASLPHSLCGRDILGAAKTGSGKTLAFVIPVLEKLYRDRWGPEDGVGCIIMSPTRELAGQLFEVFKSVGRHHGFSAGLLIGGRKDVDTEKECVNELNILVCTPGRLLQHMDETLNFDCSQLQVLVLDEADRILDVGFKKEVNAIISQLPKKRQTLLFSATQTKSVQDLARLSLKDPEYLSVHEESETATPNRLQQTAMVVPLDQKLDMLWSFIKAHLGSRILVFISSCKQVKFVFEAFKKLRPGMPLKCLHGRMKLERRMGIYAQFCEKNSVLFSTDVASRGLDFNKAVDWVVQVDCPEDVASYIHRVGRTARYLSGGRSILFLTPSETKMLEKLQEKKIPIRFIKANTKRLQPVSGLLKALLVKYPDLQYLAQRSFVTYLRSIHKQRDKEIFDVAKLPIDEFSASLGLPMTPKIRFLKTKSKDKKVSEELTLAPETNATENGFERSEETAGTGILDEVELHTEDGLSLKMATRHFGEDNTPDIRDDGPATRVLKNKKLKINVDRPAGKRVVFDDDGDCDSDTSTSPTKLGNTQTWSDSNRLDKDTVNQRYTKLREEVTEVDKEDKAAYRQRLREKRIKQKMKLKRRRDENGEGESESEDEDEDDLSGPHKETPTGRAHKKLKIYLHDSEDGEMRQGKTNTSMSTDSITLAEQEELALKVLRSMHP, encoded by the exons ATGAGAAAAcccaaaaccaacaagttcaaAGTGCAGAATCGGTTATCCGAGGTCAATGAAATCGAGCTACTCAATTCATGGATCGATTCGGGTAAGCCTGATTCCGGCACCAATCCACTCTCCCAGCCTCGTCCACCGGAAAAAGGTCGAATTGGGAGGCTCCCTGACGGTTCCTTTTCTCCCTATTCCGGGGCTGAGAAATTTACTCAACTGCCTATATCGAAGAAAACCAGAGATGGATTGACGCAATCCAAGTATTCAAAAATGACTGACATTCAGAGGGCCTCGCTCCCACACTCGCTTTGCGGCCGTGACATCCTTGGGGCTGCTAAAACGGGGTCTGGGAAGACTTTGGCTTTTGTTATCCCG GTTTTAGAGAAGTTATACAGAGATAGATGGGGTCCAGAGGATGGGGTTGGATGCATAATCATGTCTCCCACTAGAGAATTAGCAGGTCAGCTTTTTGAAGTATTTAAATCTGTGGGGAGGCACCATGGCTTCAGTGCTGGACTTTTAATCGGTGGTCGCAAGGATGTTGACACAGAGAAAGAGTGTGTAAATGAGCTGAACATTTTGGTTTGTACTCCAGGTCGACTCCTTCAGCACATGGATGAAACCCTAAATTTTGACTGTTCACAACTTCAG GTGTTGGTTCTTGATGAAGCAGACCGGATTCTTGATGTTGGTTTTAAGAAAGAAGTTAATGCTATAATATCTCAATTACCAAAAAAGAGACAAACATTATTATTTTCTGCAACCCAAACAAAGTCTGTTCAAGATCTTGCAAGACTCAGTCTGAAAGATCCAGAGTACCTTAGCGTGCATGAGGAGTCTGAAACTGCTACGCCAAATCGTTTACAGCAGACAGCTATGGTTGTCCCTCTGGACCAAAAGCTTGACATGTTATGGAGTTTTATAAAGGCACATCTCGGTTCAAGGATACTGGTCTTTATTTCGAGCTGCAAGCAG GTAAAATTTGTGTTTGAAGCATTCAAGAAACTTCGTCCCGGAATGCCTCTGAAATGTCTCCATGGAAGGATGAAGCTGGAGAGACGCATGGGAATATATGCACAATTCTGTGAAAAGAATTCTGTTCTTTTTTCCACTGATGTGGCTTCTAGAGGACTTGATTTTAATAAAGCTGTCGATTGGGTTGTCCAG GTAGATTGCCCTGAAGATGTTGCTTCTTACATACACAGAGTGGGGCGCACTGCCCGTTACCTTTCTGGTGGGAGATCCATCTTATTCCTTACACCCTCAGAAACAAAGATGCTTGAAAAGTTACAAGAGAAAAAGATACCTATTCGATTTATTAAG GCAAATACCAAAAGGTTGCAACCTGTTTCAGGATTGTTAAAAGCATTATTAGTCAAATACCCTGATCTGCAATATCTGGCTCAGAGATCCTTTGTAACATATTTGAGGTCTATCCATAAGCAGCGTGATAAGGAGATTTTTGATGTTGCTAAACTTCCGATAGATGAATTCTCAGCATCACTAGGTCTCCCCATGACCCCAAAGATCCGTTTCCTGAAAACAAAATCTAAGGACAAAAAAGTGTCGGAAGAATTGACCCTTGCTCCTGAAACCAATGCTACTGAGAACGGATTCGAACGGTCAGAAGAAACTGCCGGCACTGGTATATTGGATGAAGTAGAATTGCATACTGAAGATGGCCTTAGTTTGAAGATGGCCACTCGGCATTTTGGAGAAGATAATACTCCCGATATTAGAGATGACGG TCCTGCCACTAGGGTATTAAAGAATAAGAAGCTGAAGATCAATGTGGATAGACCAGCAGGCAAACGGGTTGTATTTGATGATGATGGTGATTGTGATAGTGATACTTCAACCTCTCCTACAAAACTAGGCAATACCCAGACATGGTCTGATTCCAATAGGCTGGATAAGGACACAG TAAATCAAAGATACACCAAGCTGCGAGAGGAGGTGACTGAGGTAGACAAGGAAGACAAAGCTGCTTACCGCCAACGTTTAAGAGAAAAGCGAATCAAGCAAAAGATGAAGTTGAAGAGGCGTAGAGATGAGAATGGTGAGGGTGAGAGTGAGAGTGAGGATGAGGATGAGGATGATCTCTCTGGTCCACACAAAGAGACACCCACTGGTAGAGCACATAAAAAGTTGAAGATCTATCTCCACGATAGTGAAGATGGTGAGATGAGGCAAGGCAAAACGAATACTAGCATGAGTACCGACTCCATTACTCTTGCAGAGCAAGAGGAATTGGCACTGAAAGTGTTGAGATCGATGCATCCTTAA
- the LOC140863951 gene encoding CRS2-associated factor 2, mitochondrial, with amino-acid sequence MLKLLSWRRSIFRQPSNPRLSTELRPSSIFFIACFLCHKEGIYDPPFSRATTQPPEKKSKSSTSLGKNQPQKRTKKTSSENANKFPVKSELAFDFMYSYSENSPDVQPIGFREPPRFSPFGPGRIDRKWTGICAPLDHKPDFEKLKEERERVLGERLSEQEITELVEKYSHTDCSRQINLGKGGVTHNMLEDIHNHWKRAEAVRLKCLGVPTLDMDNVCFHLEDKSGGKIIYRHINILLLYRGRNYEFTKRPQIPLMLWKPYAPIYPKLVKNVADGLTFEETKEMRNQGLTSPPLMKLSRNGVYVNVVDRVRAAFENEEVVRLDCTHMGASDCKKIGVKLRDLVPCVPILFKDEQIILWRGNKERE; translated from the exons ATGCTGAAGCTCCTTTCATGGCGTCGCTCAATCTTCCGACAACCTTCAAACCCTAGATTATCTACTGAATTACGCCCATCGTCCATCTTCTTCATCGCTTGTTTTCTGTGCCACAAGGAAGGAATTTACGACCCGCCATTTTCACGGGCCACAACACAACCGCCCGAAAAGAAAAGCAAATCAAGTACTTCCCTCGGCAAAAATCAACCCCAAAAAAGAACCAAAAAGACGAGCTCTGAAAATGCGAACAAGTTTCCGGTGAAGTCCGAGTTGGCCTTTGATTTTATGTATTCTTATTCCGAGAACAGCCCGGATGTTCAGCCCATTGGCTTCCGTGAACCTCCGCGTTTCTCACCGTTTGGACCGGGTCGGATAGATCGTAAATGGACCGGTATTTGTGCTCCGCTTGACCATAAGCCGGATTTCGAGAAGTTGAAGGAGGAACGTGAAAGAGTTCTCGGCGAGAGGCTTTCAGAGCAGGAAATAACGGAGCTTGTGGAGAAGTATAGCCACACTGATTGCTCGCGCCAAATCAATTTGG GAAAAGGAGGAGTTACTCACAACATGCTTGAAGACATCCACAACCACTGGAAAAGGGCAGAAGCAGTGAGATTAAAGTGCTTGGGAGTGCCAACACTTGATATGGACAATGTTTGCTTCCATCTTGAG GACAAATCTGGAGGGAAAATTATCTACCGCCACATAAATATCCTCCTCCTATATCGTGGGCGTAACTATGAATTCACAAAACGGCCACAAATTCCTCTAATGTTGTGGAAGCCTTATGCACCAATTTATCCAAAGCTCGTTAAGAATGTCGCTGATGGTTTGACTTTTGAAGAAACCAAGGAGATGCGGAACCAAGGGCTTACTTCTCCCCCTTTGATGAAACTAT CTAGGAATGGTGTGTATGTTAATGTAGTGGATAGAGTACGAGCAGCATTTGAGAATGAGGAAGTAGTGAGGCTCGATTGTACTCACATGGGTGCCAGCGACTGTAAAAAGATTGGTGTCAAATTAAGA GATCTGGTTCCTTGTGTCCCTATCCTTTTCAAAGATGAACAGATTATCCTCTGGAGGGGAAACAAAGAGAGGGAATAG
- the LOC140863950 gene encoding uncharacterized protein, which produces MIHCNLQLMPLGSVIRIGSQHVTSPFNYILNPLKNQILKFPKTNLRFLQMVHQSGLMKRSTCPSCSKPTIVCLCDTMKTPALHNSVAVTILQHSLEKKHPLNSARIATLGLRNVDVVTVSDVNFQARFFIRLLDSGGEMDRIETDGSCNVFDEMSSEGDTNGCVDESVMDGQVRERDYFDGAKIREICKDDTILPMRSSRQDVLGGNSKEDAPNEDIAAFQDSKFSEINFTIEKYGAIMSFDQSWAATSKWRKVDFDQLLHSDVAVDDLRKGFVVKKLQSKPVVGSDEYEELEEFDFTVPPGSVLLFPSEESLGIEALTVDVKNLIVLDGTWAKAKRMYKENPWLKFLPHIRLDINELSLYAEVRHQPKAEFLSTIESIVYALKGVGEEPDGLDGLLDVFRSMVGHQRRCKDERLSNGS; this is translated from the coding sequence ATGATACACTGCAACCTTCAGCTCATGCCGCTCGGTTCTGTGATACGAATCGGATCACAACATGTAACCTCGCCATTCAACTATATTCTTAACCCACTGAAAAACCAAATCCTTAAATTCCCCAAAACCAATTTGCGATTTCTGCAAATGGTGCATCAATCCGGGTTAATGAAGAGATCCACTTGCCCTTCATGCTCCAAACCCACCATTGTTTGCCTCTGCGACACAATGAAGACCCCTGCTCTCCATAATTCCGTCGCCGTCACCATTCTCCAGCACAGTCTTGAGAAGAAGCACCCCTTGAATTCCGCAAGAATCGCCACCCTGGGGTTGCGAAATGTGGATGTTGTCACCGTGTCTGATGTCAACTTCCAGGCCCGGTTCTTTATTCGGTTGCTGGACTCTGGTGGAGAGATGGATCGGATTGAGACGGATGGAAGCTGCAATGTGTTTGATGAAATGTCAAGTGAAGGGGATACTAATGGCTGTGTTGATGAGTCTGTTATGGATGGACAAGTTAGGGAAAGAGACTACTTTGATGGTGCCAAAATACGTGAAATTTGCAAGGATGATACAATATTACCGATGAGGAGTTCTCGACAGGATGTCTTGGGTGGGAACAGTAAAGAAGATGCACCTAACGAGGATATAGCAGCTTTCCAAGATAGTAAATTTTCTGAAATCAATTTCACCATTGAAAAATATGGAGCTATTATGTCCTTTGATCAAAGTTGGGCAGCAACAAGCAAATGGAGGAAAGTGGATTTTGATCAACTGTTGCACTCTGATGTAGCTGTTGATGATTTAAGAAAAGGGTTCGTCGTGAAAAAGCTTCAAAGCAAGCCAGTGGTTGGGAGCGACGAATACGAAGAGCTTGAAGAATTTGACTTTACTGTTCCTCCAGGATCAGTTCTTTTATTTCCAAGTGAAGAATCATTAGGCATTGAAGCTTTAACTGTTGATGTCAAGAATTTAATTGTGTTGGATGGAACTTGGGCCAAGGCAAAGAGAATGTACAAGGAGAATCCTTGGCTGAAGTTCTTGCCACACATAAGGTTGGATATAAACGAGTTGAGCTTATATGCAGAAGTGAGGCATCAGCCAAAGGCCGAATTTTTGTCCACTATTGAAAGTATCGTGTATGCATTGAAAGGTGTGGGAGAAGAGCCCGATGGATTGGATGGTCTTTTAGATGTTTTTCGATCCATGGTCGGACATCAAAGGCGTTGCAAAGATGAGAGATTGAGCAACGGTTCTTGA
- the LOC140860334 gene encoding protein FATTY ACID EXPORT 5 produces the protein MHDFCFTIPYGLLLVCGGVFGYAKKGSVASLAGGCGTGLFLILAGYLSLQAFHKRKNSYFALILQTVIAAVLTWVMGQRYMQTSKIMPAGVVAGLSFVMTGFYLSKIATGGNHIPPKKE, from the exons ATGCATGACTTTTGCTTCACGATCCCATATGGGCTGCTTCTAGTGTGTGGTGGCGTCTTCGGATATGCCAAAAAAGGCAGCGTAGCGTCGCTGGCTGGGGGCTGTGGGACTGGGTTGTTTCTTATTCTCGCTGGTTACCTCAGTCTCCAAGCATTCCATAAGCGCAAAAATTCTTACTTCGCATTGATTCTTCAAACGG TTATTGCTGCCGTACTAACATGGGTCATGGGACAGCGATACATGCAAACTTCCAAGATAATGCCTGCTGGTGTTGTTGCTGGTCTCAG CTTTGTCATGACTGGATTTTATCTTTCCAAAATTGCAACCGGTGGGAACCATATCCCACCTAAGAAGGAGTAA